In Uranotaenia lowii strain MFRU-FL chromosome 2, ASM2978415v1, whole genome shotgun sequence, one genomic interval encodes:
- the LOC129743535 gene encoding probable cytochrome P450 6a14, translated as MKGEGTFFGMYFFLQPLIMVTDLDLVKTILIKDFNFFPNRAMYYNIKDDPLSGNLFAVEDNYWRTLRTKLSPTFSSGKIKLMFHILKAVSDNLTDYLENMVGKGNELEAKDCMARFTVDIIGSCAFGIDCNSFNDPDSRFRKFGTQVFDKPRHRGLARLFLRLFPEVGRSLNIKAVRDDASGFFNGVVRDTVNYRLRNGSNRKDFLNLLLELKHSGVYLSMDEIAAQSFIFFLAGFEASSSNQTYCLYELALNQECQNKARKCVQQAITKHGGLTYEAVCDMSYLDQCIKG; from the coding sequence ATGAAGGGCGAGGGAACATTTTTCGGGATGTATTTCTTTCTTCAGCCGCTGATAATGGTTACCGATTTGGATCTTGTAAAGACCATCCTTATTAAAGACTTTAACTTTTTCCCTAATCGCGCGATGTATTACAACATCAAGGATGATCCGCTGAGTGGGAATTTGTTTGCCGTTGAGGACAACTACTGGAGGACACTGCGGACCAAATTGTCGCCGACTTTCTCTTCCGGCAAGATAAAGCtgatgtttcatattttgaaagcTGTGAGTGATAATTTGACTGACTATTTGGAGAATATGGTTGGAAAAGGGAATGAGTTAGAGGCCAAGGACTGCATGGCTCGTTTCACTGTGGATATCATAGGAAGTTGCGCGTTTGGAATCGATTGCAATAGTTTCAACGATCCGGATAGTCGGTTCCGGAAATTTGGGACCCAGGTTTTCGACAAACCGAGACATCGAGGATTGGCTCGATTGTTTCTGCGTTTATTTCCAGAAGTAGGAAGATCATTGAACATAAAAGCCGTTCGTGATGATGCTTCCGGTTTTTTCAATGGAGTGGTCAGGGATACGGTGAACTACCGTTTGCGAAATGGAAGCAATCGCAAGGATTTCCTCAATTTACTTTTGGAGTTAAAACACAGCGGAGTTTATTTGAGCATGGACGAAATTGCTGCTCAATCTTTCATTTTCTTCCTAGCTGGGTTCGAAGCATCTTCCTCCAATCAAACGTACTGCCTATATGAGCTTGCATTGAACCAGGAGTGTCAAAATAAGGCCAGAAAATGTGTGCAACAAGCGATCACAAAACATGGAGGATTAACCTATGAGGCCGTTTGTGATATGTCATATCTAGATCAATGCATCAAAGGTTAA
- the LOC129744134 gene encoding cytochrome P450 6a2-like — MAFQLLLTLVVIAVLCIAYVKKKYSYWANYNVPYLEPEFPFGNFKEANHISMADMSTKQYRLMKDKGPFFGMYFFLRPLIMVTDLDLIKTILIKDFSFFPDRGTFFNHKDDPISAHLFAVEGNYWRTLRTKLTPTFTSGKMKLMYPTLKAVGNNFADFLEQVVDQGKELEVKDCMARLTVDIIGSCAFGIECNSFSDPDSRFRKFGTQVFDKPRHRGLVRLFLRLFPEVGRSLRIKAVHDDASDFFRGIVKDTVEYRQQNGSTRKDFLNLLLELKHSEVPLSMDEIAAQSFIFFIAGFETSSSNQTYCLYELALNQDCQDKARKCVKQAIEKHGGLTYEAVCDMAYLDQCINETLRLYPSVPVLERKAFKDYKMPNSKAIIPKGMKVQIPAFAIHRDESIYPNPMVFDPDRFSPEEVANRHPCAFLPFGEGPRICIGLRFGMLQSRVGLATVLNSYRVTPCSKTTIPLEYSSTAAVLQPKGAVWLRFEPL; from the exons ATGGCATTTCAACTTTTACTGACGCTTGTTGTTATAGCAGTATTGTGTATTGCCTATGTGAAGAAAAAGTACAGCTACTGGGCAAACTATAATGTTCCGTATTTGGAGCCGGAGTTTccgtttggaaattttaaagaagctaACCACATCTCGATGGCAGATATGTCAACGAAACAGTACCGATTGATGAAAGATAAGGGACCTTTCTTCGGAATGTATTTCTTCCTTCGACCACTCATCATGGTTACCGATTTGGATCTCATAAAGACCATCTTAATTAAGGATTTCAGCTTTTTCCCGGACCGTGGAACGTTTTTCAACCATAAGGATGATCCCATCAGTGCTCATCTTTTTGCGGTTGAGGGCAACTACTGGAGAACACTGCGGACCAAATTAACGCCAACTTTCACTTCCGGAAAGATGAAACTGATGTACCCGACTCTAAAAGCAGTGGGTAATAATTTTGCCGATTTTTTGGAACAAGTGGTTGATCAAGGAAAAGAGTTAGAAGTCAAAGACTGCATGGCTCGACTAACGGTGGATATCATAGGAAGTTGTGCCTTCGGTATCGAGTGCAATAGTTTTAGCGATCCTGATAGTCGGTTCCGGAAATTTGGCACCCAGGTGTTTGACAAACCGAGACATCGAGGTTTAGTTAGATTATTTCTGCGTCTTTTCCCGGAGGTAGGAAGATCGTTGCGTATAAAAGCCGTTCATGATGATGCATCCGATTTTTTTCGGGGTATTGTTAAAGATACTGTAGAATACCGTCAGCAGAATGGAAGTACTCGGAAGGATTTTCTGAACTTACTGTTGGAACTGAAACACAGTGAAGTACCTTTAAGTATGGACGAAATCGCTGCACAATCTTTTATCTTCTTCATTGCCGGATTTGAAACATCTTCTTCCAATCAAACGTACTGTCTCTACGAACTCGCATTGAACCAAGACTGCCAAGATAAGGCTAGAAAATGCGTAAAGCAAGCAATTGAAAAACATGGAGGCCTAACCTATGAAGCTGTTTGTGATATGGCTTATTTGGACCAATGTATCAATG aaacacTTCGATTATACCCTTCGGTGCCAGTTCTTGAACGAAAAGCTTTCAAAGACTACAAAATGCCGAACAGCAAAGCCATCATTCCAAAGGGCATGAAAGTTCAAATCCCTGCCTTCGCCATTCATCGTGATGAAAGTATTTATCCGAATCCGATGGTGTTTGATCCAGACAGGTTTTCTCCCGAAGAAGTTGCCAACAGGCATCCGTGTGCTTTTCTTCCATTCGGCGAAGGTCCACGGATATGTATTGGCCTCAGGTTTGGAATGCTGCAATCTCGAGTGGGACTGGCAACGGTTCTGAACAGCTACAGGGTAACACCGTGCTCTAAAACAACGATTCCATTGGAGTATTCTAGCACTGCTGCAGTTCTTCAGCCAAAAGGAGCTGTGTGGTTGCGCTTTGAACCTCTATAG